A region of the Chloroflexota bacterium genome:
CGAGCGGATCGTCGTCCGGTTCCGGCGGCATCGTGAGCTTCCCGATCGTCGTCGCCATCGACTCCACGCCGGCCGGGACGGCAGCGGGGATGAGCGCGAGCGTCTCGGTGACGATCCAGCAGGCCGCGAACGTCCTCGCCGTGCCGTCCAGCGCGATCGTCGGGAGCGGCGGCCAGTACGAGGTTCGCGTGCTCGGTCCGAGCGGTGCCGTCCAGCTCGTGCCGGTGACGGTGGGACTCGTGACCTCGTCGCTCGCCGAGATCCAGTCGGGCCTGTCCGCAGGTGACCAGGTCGTTGTCGGGACGACGGCGGCTCGGACCGGGACGACCACGACGACCGGCGGCCCCGGGCTCCTCGGCGGTGGTGGCATCTTCCGACCCGGCGGCGGAGGGGGTGGCGGCAACCGCCCGGCGGGCGGGACCGGCGGCGGGAACTGACCGTGAGCGCACCGATCATCTGGATCGAAGGTGTCGGCCGGACGTATCACACGGGTCGGATCGACGTGACCGCCCTGGTGGACGTGACCCTCGCCGTGGAATCCGGAGAGTTCGTCGCCGTGGTGGGTCCATCCGGGTCCGGCAAGACGACCCTCATGAACATCCTCGGCTGCCTCGATCGACCGACCGCCGGTCGGTACATCCTCGACGGCACCTCCGTGGCCGAACTCGACGACGACGGCCTCGCCGCCCTTCGGAGCCGGTCCATCGGCTTCGTCTTCCAGTCGTACAACCTGCTCCCCCGGGCGACCGCCCTCGACAACGTCGCGACGCCGCTCATCTACCAGGGGGTCAGCCGCCGCGAGCGAGAGGCACGGGCTCGCGCGGCGCTCGAGCGGCTCGGCCTGGGCGACCGGGTCCACCACGAACCGACCGAGCTGTCCGGCGGACAGCAGCAGCGCGTCGCGATCGCCCGGGCGCTTGTCACGGAGCCCGCGCTCCTCCTCGCCGACGAGCCGACGGGCAACCTCGACAGCGCGAGCGGCGCGGAGGTCATGCGCCTCCTCCACGAGCTGAACGCGAGCGGCCGGACGATCGTCCTCATCACCCACGACCAGGAGGTCGCGGCGGCGGCGAATCGCCAGATCCACGTCCGCGACGGGCGGGTCCTCTCGTGAACGCCCTCGACCTCGTCCTGCTGGCCCTGTCGCGCCTCCGGACGAGTCGCCTGCGCGCGGCACTCACGATGCTCGGCGTCATCATCGGTGTCGCCTCGGTCGTCGCTCTCGTGGCGGTGGGCCAGGGCGCGACCCGCGGGATCACGACGCAGCTCCAGAACCTCGGCACGAACCTCCTGACCGTCAACCCGGGCCGGTTGACGACCGGCTTCACGCGTGGCGGGGCCGGATCTGCG
Encoded here:
- a CDS encoding ABC transporter ATP-binding protein, which gives rise to MIWIEGVGRTYHTGRIDVTALVDVTLAVESGEFVAVVGPSGSGKTTLMNILGCLDRPTAGRYILDGTSVAELDDDGLAALRSRSIGFVFQSYNLLPRATALDNVATPLIYQGVSRREREARARAALERLGLGDRVHHEPTELSGGQQQRVAIARALVTEPALLLADEPTGNLDSASGAEVMRLLHELNASGRTIVLITHDQEVAAAANRQIHVRDGRVLS